The Acidimicrobiales bacterium DNA window GGTGGCCGTCACCGGTCAGTGGCCGTAGCTGAGACGGTGGCCGAGATGCTCCGCGGTCGAGGATTCGACCCTGCAGTGAGCCACCGCGACGTCGACCGGTGAGTGCTCCGGGTCGGGTCTGCGCCCTAGGCGGCGGCCACGGCCTGGCCACCAGCCTGCGAGCCATCCGGACATACGCCCAGGAGATGACGGCGGTGGTATCTATCGCCGACGATGGCGGATCCAGCGGCCGGATCCGAGCTGCGGCCGGCGGGCCGGCACCAGGGGACCTGAGACGGTGCTTTGAGGCACTAGGGGGTAGCTCGATGCTGACGGCCGAGATGGGGTGGCGTTTTGAGGGGGGCGAATTGCAGGGCCACGCCCTCGGCAACCTTCTGATCGCTGGGCTAGCTGCCGCTTCGGGCGACCTGGTGGCGGCCCTCGACGAGGTGGGCCGCCTGGTCGGATCTGTGGGACGGGTGCTGCCGGCGACAAGCCGGCCGGTCGACCTGGTCGCTGACACCGGAGACTGGGAGGTCGAAGGTCAAGTCTCGGTG harbors:
- a CDS encoding YvcK family protein, with product MSAPGRVCALGGGHGLATSLRAIRTYAQEMTAVVSIADDGGSSGRIRAAAGGPAPGDLRRCFEALGGSSMLTAEMGWRFEGGELQGHALGNLLIAGLAAASGDLVAALDEVGRLVGSVGRVLPATSRPVDLVADTGDWEVEGQVSVHRAAGIVELRLSPSDVRSPPETVTAIEAADQVVLGPGSLYTSVLASVLAPDVEEALARRSGPLVLVANLSADVEGPWALEDQIRILADHGVRPDMVLVDESYGEDSAGPVVLYRAAVAVPDGESHDPLLLGKALARCTAANL